Genomic segment of Sarcophilus harrisii chromosome 4, mSarHar1.11, whole genome shotgun sequence:
gtgatggagagccatctacacccagagagaggactgtgggaaatgaatgtggaacacagcatagcattctcattctctctgcttgcatttttgttttctttcgcaattttttcccttcttgatcccatttttcttgtgcagcaagataactgtataaatatgtatacagatattggatttaacatattttaatatatttaacatgtattgaattacctatggagggaggagaggaggaaaatttggaacagaaggttttgcaagggtcaatggtgaaaaattacccatgcaatatattttataaataaaaagcttaaaaataaataaataaaaactattccaatacaatttgtttcctttgtaaccctACATTTCatataggagcagctaggtggcgctgtggatagagcatcagccctgaagtcaggaggacccgagtttcaCACTGAACACTTcccggctgtgtgaccctggataagtcacttaatcccaacagcctccgcaaaaaaaaaaaaaaaaaaaaaaaaaaaaaaaattactcgaAAGGGACTTCCCCTGACTTTCATATGGGAGTCCATGACACCCAAAAAGGAAACCTCTGGCTTTTCATTATTCCTACGTCCTTTCCCAGCTCTCTACAGATACACGCCCAGGAAACCCTCACATTTACGacatcacaagaaaaatcagcatttattaagtgtctgttagGTGACAGcccctatgctaagtgctgagaatacaaagaaatgcaaaaagtaGCTCCTGATGGCAAAGagcttataaaaaaaatttttttaatgcaacCTGCCACTTTAGAGGTCTTACAAATCCCCATTAATAAGCAAACTACATGCTTAGCCCGTGCCTTTCAGCTTGCTTCCTTAAGCCTAAAATGGGCGGATACACGTAGCCAGGAGGCCCTGACCTGTCGCTGCGTTTCCGGCCGGATCTGTAACGAGTGAACCCCCACCGGAAGTAGCCCGAGAAGACAACATGGCCGCCACGCAGTGGCTTTGGTTACCGAGCCGGGCTCCTCTCAGGCTGGCCCTGCTTCAGCCGCCCGCCCGCTGCCTCCGCCGTGCTCTTCACGAGAAGGCAGCTAGTTCTGAGTTTAAGAGTATCTACAGTCTAGACAACTTGTACCCGAACTCCCGCGGCCGAGAGACTGCCTGGAGAGTCCCGGTAAGGGCGGAttgggtggagagagggaggtgaGGGAGGGACGCGGAGGTGAGCACGGGGTGACTGACATCAGAGAGGCGGCGCCTCATTGGCTGGGCATAGGGCTCGCCGGTAAGTCACGGCGTCAGAGAGCCGCCGCTTCATTGGCTGGGTACGGAGTTGCCCTGAAGGATGTCGGACAACTGGCTCTTCATTGGCTAGGCTTGATGACGCTGTGAGGCTTGTCAAAGAGCTGGCGTTTCATTGGCTAGGCTCGGGGCCAAGAGCTGGGTCTGTGCGTCACGTGATCCTTTCTAGATGGGGAGTGGGGCGTTTGTTGCTTTTAGCAAAAGAAACCTCAGGCTGCTCACTCCGGACCAGACCGTGGGCTTTTTCTGGGCTTTCGGGACTCCTTGGCAGCTTAGCTTGGCAGCTGGCAGAATTGCTGGCTTTCTCTGTTGTTGGCGGGGCCGCTACATGCTGCGATGGCTAGGACGCTGTCCTTAGAGTCAGAAGCACCGCAGATTCTTACCCTGGTGTCTGACCCAGGgccagacagacagacagacagacagacgcaGAGTTAAacgaaaacaaatttaaataaaataaaaaaaaataaaaaaaaccacaaaggAGCCCGACATTGAATTGCTGGTGGTTGTTCCAAGGATTCTAAGAAACTTTGCTTTGGTGCAGATATTAACAGCTTTCTTTTCGGTTTGCAATTTTTGCAATATTATAGAATCTGCTTCTGTTCCCTTCTTTGGTGCTTGTATTGAAGTGCTGGATCCCACAGTGAAAAAGAATAGTAGAGTCATAAGATCTCAAAGAGATTGAGTTGAGACCACAAATCTGATGACTTTGGGGGAGGGAATTCTTAAAGAATAGTTTATATTTGCATAcggtttccaaagcacttttatcACCTCAGCAGTTGGCGAATGACCCACCTTTTTCTGCAGTCCAAACTAATAATTGcctttatattaataaataaacttttattggatttcaaaatgtaaaaaccatCCCGAGTagatttccagatttctttttcaagcTACAATTTGCCaaccccctttctttttttttttttttaaatttatttatttattttttttatttaatagcctttaatttacaggatatatacatgggtaactttacagcattaacaattgccaaacctcttgttccaatttttcacctcttacccccccaccccctcccctagatggcaggatcaccagtagatgttaaatacattaaaatataaattagatacacaataagtatacatgaccacaacattattttgctgtacaaaaagaatcagactctgaattattgtacaattagcttgtgaaggaaatcaaagatgcaggtgtgcataaatatagggattgggaattcaatgtaatggtttttagtcatctcccagagttctttctctgggcatagctagttcagttcattactgctccactggaaatgatttgccaACCCCCTTTCTTAAGTCACCCAAGAAACAAATTCAGCTGCCCCAGAAGATTTTGTTTAGCATTGTATGTGTTTCTTAACATTGAGTGTATGTGTCTGTTTGTTGTAGGATGGTGCAAAGCAGTCCAGTACTGACATTCCTATAGGTAAGTCAGCTTGTACCTCTTCACTGTCTTAGAAAACCAGATTATTCTTCCAAGGAgttttctttattgtctcttaagTTGAGAGTGTTATTGAATATCAAGTACAATAGGTTACCACTGCTACCTTATGCATCTTCTTTATGTTGCATTTACTGAAGCTTCACAAAAGATCTTTTTGCTAGCTAGAAAACCCTAGAACACTGACTGTCCCTTCTGTCTTTTTCAACCCTTTTCCTTCTGCGTTAAGTTTGATCAAAAAGATTGCTTTTCACAGATTATGGTAtcatagagttggaagggaataTAGTGATTCAGTTCTATTAAGAGCTACTAAGCAAACATTtactgtttttaataatttacttgtcattatataaaatataggtCGTGCAGTAAAATGCTCAGCCTAggggtcaggaaaactcatcttcctaagtttaaatgTGGCcacagatactagctatgtggccctgggcaagtcacttaatcctctttgccttagtttcctcaactatagaatgaattggagaagaagatagcaaactactcctgtatttttgccaagacgACCTCAAATGTGTTTACAAAAATCAGACAGAACTGAAACAGCTGAGCAACAATAATGTACTTTACTGAGTGTGGGCTACAGCCATGGGCCTCATTTATCTTACATTGTCCcaagaatacacatacacataaaaataaatagaaaataatttgaaaaaggaGAGAGCACTAACAGCTTGGGGAAATTGGAATTGATTTCTCTTACAAAGTGGCACTTGACctaagccttgaaggaagtgACTGCTCTGAGGAATAAAGGTGAAATGAAATGAAGTcctttgaaaaaaaggaaaatgtatgaAATCCTAACCATGATAGACAAAGGCGTGGAGAAAGGGGATGAAATATTGAATTCAAGGAAAAACTAGTAGGACAGTTTGGTTAGACTATAGAGTACATGAAGGGGATTATTTAAGTCTGAAGAGCACAGGTAAAAGCCAAGTCATGGAGTTTTAAAATACCAAGGTGTGGAGTCTGGGTTTTATCTTAATGGCAGTAGAAAGTCACTGATTTTTACTAAACTGGCAAGTAACATGGTCAGAGCTCTGTTTTGGGAATGTTAGATTTGGCAGCTGTGGGAAGGATTGAGACTGGAAATAGGGAGAtcaatagaaagttattatgatggtCCTGTAGAGATGCAAATAGGGTCTGAACTAGTGGGCAtgtgagagaagagaaggggatggattTGAGAAAAGTTATGGAAATATAATAAACAAGACTTGGTAACTAATTGGATAGggaaagtaaagaagaattaaaatggCTCAAAGATTGCAAATCTGGGTGATTAGAAAGATAGGTGTGTcatcaacagaaataaaaatattaggaagAACGAAGCTTTTGACATATTGAATTTGACCTGCCAAGATATATATGTCCAATGGCAGTTGGATTTAGtcctaatttctcatttttacagctaaggaaatgtAGGCTCAAAGAGGTTAGCCGATTTGCCCAGCCACACATATGGGTTTATAGTGGCAAAGTAAGGGCTCAACCAGCTCCATTGTTCCTTCTACTTCACCTTTACTTCATTGTAAAATAAGTATGGTATGGTTATTCATCATATTTCAGCTTTTAAAACagtcctaatttaaaaaaaaaaaaaaaaaaactctgattaCATGACAACTATTATACTTCAGATAAGAGGTGATGAGGAGGGCCTTAACTAAGGTAGTGGCtctaagtgaagaaaaagaaatgtatgtgAGCCATGGTATAAAGAAAGAAGCTACATTCATAAGCCACAATTTGTTAACTATTCCTCAAGAAGAGGACTCTCCCttagttttccatttttgttaCAGTTTTACATATacagatctttttttccccatctttctttgatgtctttggggtAGAGGTCTAGTGGGAAGTGGTATACCTGGGGGAAACAGGTTGGtcactttttggacataattccaaatagctTTCTATATCTCTACAAGAGTGTGCTAAGTTGccataaataaacttttaaaagaagaatgtaaTCTCCTAACATTCACATGCTCCAAATctcaataataagagaaatgtccAAGGTTTTTAACCTCCCACCCAGGAAATTGGAAAAGGTGATAAAAAATGGGGGCCATCAATGTTAGGATTGTGGAAAGACAGATATCCTAATGCACTGTTGGGCAGCTTCTGAGTTGGTCCAGCCAAGCATTTTGGAGCTGTACTGTGCAAGTCACTAAAATATCCTTATTCTTTAACCCAGAAATTCTGTTAGACATACTCCAAAGAGgtcaaagatgaaaagaatggtCCTTTccacatcaaaatatttatgacagcACTTCTTATGCTACCTCTTGTGATAGTCAAAAACCAGAAGCAAAGTTGACACCCACAAATTGtaaaatggttaaacaaattgtggtatatgatgtaatggaatattactgaatTGTAAGAATGATaattatgaagaattcagaaaaaaaattggaagacacATATGAACTAAGGAAAAGTAAGTAGAACAAGGAAGACCATGAAACACAATGACTTTAACAATATAAATgtacagaacaacaaaaaaaaattaagctatactctgtgaaattataatgaccaagtttgtccctaaaaaagatgagaaaatatgtgTGACATATTTACATTTACTATCAGACTCAGTTGATGATTTTGCtgaactcctttctttttttcctcatttttttcttcctctaatgaAAAGATGGCCCTTTCCAAGTCCAACTACTTTACATATGAAGTTGATCCTGTCCTTCCCATTTTCATTAGCAGATTGTTtacactttctctctttctctttcttcccccctccctcattcccccctccatcccttcctcttctcctttcctcttctatcttttcctttcctttcccttttctctctcccttctctctctctatctctctttctctccctccctccctccttccctccctcttttcctcctaccctccctccccccttctttctctccttccaattACTTACTGATTCTTCCCTGCTACTACTTACAAACATGACAAAGCCTTCCTCCTTAAACCTTCTACCCCGTCCAGTAGCTGCCATCCGatatctttcctccttctttactAACTCCTTGATAAAGCTAATTACAACTAGGGCCTACACTTCTTCTGCTTTCACCCCCCTCTTACCTCTCCTCTAAATCTCTTACAACCTGATTGCCAGTTTCTTTATTCTACTGAAGTTGGTCCCTCTACAGTTAACAGTGATTACGTTAATTAATTTAATGTTCAATTAGtgttaaaatttgcaaaatctaatgaccttttaaaaatcttcattcaTTTTGCTAGAGTACcaaagaccaggattcaaataTGGTGTCagacattaactagctgtgtgagaaggaaatggtaaactactccagtatctctgccaagaaaaccccaaatggggtcacagagtgtcagacatgactgaaatgcctCAGTAATGACATTCTTTTTGCCCCCTGAAATAGTTGACACACTGTCAACTAccattttctctattccttttctttcctggtTCTGGTGATAGtgctttctcttggttctcctcccaCCTGTCTGaccattcctcagtttcctttattgGATGTTCAATCCATGTCATACCTTAGTGGGTACATCAGTGAACCCTGACGACCAGTCCAGgaccctcttctttctcttttctacccCCACCAATTGTCTATGGTATATTTTAGACTGAATGTCTTGTAGGCATTTCAAACTCATtatatctaaaacagaactcattatcgcGCCTCCCAAATTCCCTCTTCATCAAAGCTTTTCTGTTACTTTTGAGGTTGTCACCATTTTTTCAGTGATCatagtttccaaattttttgtcAACCTTATTCTCACTTACCTTGTTTATCTAATCAATTATCAAATCTTGTAGCTTCTTTCTTTATACCATGGCTcacatacatttctttttcttcatttagagCCACTACCTTAGTtaaggccctcatcacctcttatcTGAAGTATAATAGTTGTCATGTAATCAGAGTTCCTGATGCAagtttccttcccctctctccttgcCCAATTCCATCCTCTACTTAGCTGCCAAATGtaaatctaatgattcctgacTCTTTATTATCCTttaggatcaaatgtaaattcctattttgcttttaaaacccttcatagcCTAGTCTTTTCTGTTCCAGGCTTCTAATATATAACTTCTCTCCTTGTGTTCTCTGATCTAGCCATATGAGCTCCCTACTGTTATACTTGAtaactccattttccttctctgtatttTTGCATTGATTGtcctcccatgcctagaatgctcttttCATTCTCTCCACTGACCTTTGGaatctggcttccttcaagattcagtttaaATCCCACCATCTGCAGGAGCCCTTTTTAGGTCATTCCAGCTACCTATACCTGCATTTGGGGGCAACTTTCCATCTACTCTGACTGttcttttatttatctaattatatgcactagaatgtaagcttcttaggATAcgcattgtttttgctttttctttatatgttcagttcttagcaaagtgctttgtatGTGTTTGCAActgataaatgcttgtggattaagtgcttttattttttgttatgaaCAGTAGCTTgctgggaaggaaagggggaagaatataatcagaaatgaaatgatgttaaaataacaataaaaaattaaaataaaaaataaattggtaaaTGGATCATTTTGACCCAGagtaaaaatgtctttttcttctgtcttacAGATCGCCTACAGATATCTTATTCCAAGAGTAGTGGTCCTGGAGGGCAGAATGTTAATAAAGGTACCTCAtcgttttcttttatattaaaactaaatgctattttgttttcttactcattttcttacccttttgatatgatttttcttgtgcaataagagaattgtataaatatgtttacacatattggatttaacatatattttaacgtttataacatatattggattgcttgccatctaggggaggaggtgaaggaaagaaggggaaatctgaaacacaagtctatgcaagggtcaatgttgaaaaattatccattttgatgttttgaaaataaaaatcttaaaaaaagaaaactaaatgctaTTATTGCCTGGGTAGCTATGCTGCAACATTCCAAGCAGAATAAAGGGATTTTCAGTAAAGACTTAACTGTGGCCAGCTTAAGTAATCCTGTTCTTCATTCTGGCCTCTGGTCTGATCTTAGAGCTTTTTGACTCTTTGTTCTTTTTGCTATTGGTTGCCACAACTAAGTTTCAAGTACATGTATGGATCTAGAGAGAAAGCAGTATAAAGCTACTGCTTGCCAATGAATGTATTTATTGCATTATTCACATATACACTATTACTCCTTGCTCTTTTCATATGTAGACAAGGAACATTGCATTGAGCATTGATGCAAATGAGAGCTTTATTTTTCAACTAAAAAtgcttccctattttttttttaagcaaaagtccttgatctttattctttttttttttttaacaactttttattgacagaacccatgccagagtaattttttataacattatcccttgcactcacttctgttcagatttttcccctccctccctccatcccctcccccagatggcaaacattTGCTTCCCTATTCTTAAGGGGTTAGTTAACTCTCTCTACCCAGCTGATGACTTAGACTAACTTAAAGGAGAAGATTTTCATATTGGAATCTCACCTATGCTGTTATTTAGTTGTTGCCTTGTCAAAGCCATTTTTATCCctttggacttcagttttttttataaGTGAAAGGATTGGACTAATGATtattaagattccttccagctccaaatcctgAGAATTTCACATTccagaatttgaaacttaaagaTTTAGATGCCATTATTCTTGGAAAGTCACCAAGTAAGGATTACAATTTAATTTCTCAGAGCTGCATCATTTGCTTTCCATCAAGAAGTCTCAGTGaacttattattataaattataataaatattatattttccctCTCATTCACAGTAAATACTAAGGCTGAAGTCCGGTTCCATTTAGCAACAGCAGACTGGATTGCAGAGCCTGTCCAGCAAAAGATTGCTGTCTTGGTAACTAACTCCCTTTATATACTCCTATAATCTTTAATTCTATTTAAACCTTTATatgaataaattttgaattttctgtttttccagtttaaaaataagattaacaGATCAGGAGAGTTGATTATTACCTCTGATTCCAGCCGCTATCAGTTTCGAAATTTGGCAAATTGCCTCCAGAAAATTAGAGACATGATTGCTCAGGCCAGCCAAATTCCCAAAGAGCCATCAAAAGAGGATGCTGTGCTTCGGAGGATCAGGTAACAGAAAGTTCCCTAGATTCCTTTAATAGGCTTGGAGGTACCTTCTATCTGACAGGGTTTAGATTCACAAGGGTTTTCAGGACTCATCACCAGATTGGGGTATCataaagaagatgaaaattctgaatgggaaggaaagaactTGCTCATGGATCTCACTGCTTCTCTTTCTGCTCTGTAGTTGCTCTTGGAAAGCTATTGATATTAGGCATGTAGGCCtattttctcactttttgtttTCAGGGTAGAAAACATGAATCGTGAAAGGCTCAAACAGAAGAGAATTCATTCTGCCAAAAAGGCAGACAGGAAAGTAGATATGGACTGAACTCAGCTTCCAACTTCGTGAAGGAGACCTCTTCAGTGGTTCTCAGACTGGTTCTGCTCATGATGTAACATCATGGCACATGGACTTTTAAGTTAGAAAGACTACAAATTTAAGTTCCATGCAATTCACAACATACCCCCTAGAAACTTGTGTCATGCCTTTGGAGAACTCTTGAGTCTAAGAAGTGCAATTGGCAGTCATTCAAAAACCCGAAGAGATGGTTCCTAGtgtaataaatgaaagaaaaaatacaccTTTTTGTATTTAACAATAAAGTATTTCCAATGATTTGGTTCTTTGTGCAT
This window contains:
- the MRPL58 gene encoding peptidyl-tRNA hydrolase ICT1, mitochondrial, with amino-acid sequence MAATQWLWLPSRAPLRLALLQPPARCLRRALHEKAASSEFKSIYSLDNLYPNSRGRETAWRVPDGAKQSSTDIPIDRLQISYSKSSGPGGQNVNKVNTKAEVRFHLATADWIAEPVQQKIAVLFKNKINRSGELIITSDSSRYQFRNLANCLQKIRDMIAQASQIPKEPSKEDAVLRRIRVENMNRERLKQKRIHSAKKADRKVDMD